A stretch of Dermochelys coriacea isolate rDerCor1 chromosome 6, rDerCor1.pri.v4, whole genome shotgun sequence DNA encodes these proteins:
- the LGALS3 gene encoding galectin-3 isoform X2, producing the protein MADGFSLSDALSGPGNTNPNAPPNQGWPAGPWGNQPAGPWAYPGAPGVYPGAPGVYPGVPGVYPGAPGAYPGAPPTTPQVGPGFGSAPQPGGPTASLRVPCDLPLQTGLVPRLLITIVGTVNPNPSRFSLDFKKGHDIAFHFNPRFNEENRQVIVCNSMIQNNWGKEERSSPRFPFEAGKPFKIHILCEIDHFKVAVNDAHLLQFSYRMKNLNEITKLSIAGDISLTSVIPAMI; encoded by the exons ATGGCAGACGGTTTTTCT CTATCTGATGCCTTATCTGGACCTGGTAACACAAACCCAAACGCTCCTCCAAATCAAGGCTGGCCTGCTGGTCCCTGGGGAAATCAACCTGCTGGTCCTTGGGCGTATCCTGGGGCACCGGGGGTGTATCCTGGGGCACCGGGGGTGTATCCTGGGGTACCGGGGGTGTATCCTGGGGCACCGGGGGCGTATCCTGGAGCACCTCCTACTACTCCACAAGTTGGACCTGGATTTGGATCTGCCCCTCAGCCAGGAGGACCTACTGCTTCACTG AGAGTCCCCTGTGACCTGCCCTTGCAGACCGGCCTTGTGCCTCGCTTGTTGATAACAATCGTGGGGACAGTGAATCCGAACCCCTCCAG ATTTTCACTGGATTTCAAGAAAGGGCATGATATCGCCTTTCACTTTAATCCCCGCTTCAACGAGGAAAACagacaagtcattgtctgtaatTCAATGATTCAGAATaactggggaaaggaggagagaagcTCGCCCAGGTTTCCATTTGAAGCCGGCAAACCTTTTAAG ATCCACATTCTGTGCGAGATAGATCATTTCAAGGTAGCTGTCAATGATGCTCACTTGCTGCAGTTCAGCTACCGGATGAAGAACCTGAATGAAATCACCAAACTCAGCATTGCTGGGGACATCTCTCTCACCAGTGTTATACCCGCTATGATATGA